From a region of the Helianthus annuus cultivar XRQ/B chromosome 5, HanXRQr2.0-SUNRISE, whole genome shotgun sequence genome:
- the LOC110943262 gene encoding uncharacterized protein LOC110943262 isoform X3, with translation MRSNFGKLAVFWIFQAIRVWTLDILGFHCLSGSLPSWVKAAFYLSFHCIIEIFLKKKHWAVRDVEHGLGRTKMTRRGRRWRCSWPSTWLAVPGTSPTPISHSFSNMFQSPNMGSILLLYTCDTTNHIACRFTDTYTYNTNVNTHTLYMNQKVKAKQWQASFSSTMDNIGIPTRVRLQHADV, from the exons ATGCGTAGTAATTTTGGCAAATTGGCTGTTTTCTGGATTTTTCAG GCTATAAGGGTTTGGACTTTGGACA TCCTCGGATTCCACTGCCTCAGTGGAAGCTTGCCGTCTTGGGTCAAAGCTGCTTTCTATTTGAGCTTCCATTGTATAATCGAAATCTTCCTAAAGAAGAAGCATTGGGCTG TGAGGGACGTCGAGCACGGCTTGGGGAGGACGAAGATGACGCGGCGCGGCAGGAGGTGGCGGTGTAGCTGGCCCTCGACGTGGCTCGCCGTCCCGGGGACAAGCCCCACACCCATTAGCCATAG CTTCAGCAACATGTTTCAATCACCTAACATGGGCTCTATTCTTCTTCTTTACACTTGTGACACTACAAACCATATAGCATGCAGATTCACTGACACATACACATACAACACAAACGTCAATACACATACATTGTACATGAACCAAAAGGTCAAAGCTAAACAATGGCAGGCCTCTTTCTCTTCCACAATGGACAACATTGGTATTCCAACAAGAGTCCGACTGCAGCATGCGGATGTCTGA
- the LOC110943262 gene encoding uncharacterized protein LOC110943262 isoform X1: MRSNFGKLAVFWIFQAIRVWTLDILGFHCLSGSLPSWVKAAFYLSFHCIIEIFLKKKHWADKEVRDVEHGLGRTKMTRRGRRWRCSWPSTWLAVPGTSPTPISHSFSNMFQSPNMGSILLLYTCDTTNHIACRFTDTYTYNTNVNTHTLYMNQKVKAKQWQASFSSTMDNIGIPTRVRLQHADV; this comes from the exons ATGCGTAGTAATTTTGGCAAATTGGCTGTTTTCTGGATTTTTCAG GCTATAAGGGTTTGGACTTTGGACA TCCTCGGATTCCACTGCCTCAGTGGAAGCTTGCCGTCTTGGGTCAAAGCTGCTTTCTATTTGAGCTTCCATTGTATAATCGAAATCTTCCTAAAGAAGAAGCATTGGGCTG ATAAAGAAGTGAGGGACGTCGAGCACGGCTTGGGGAGGACGAAGATGACGCGGCGCGGCAGGAGGTGGCGGTGTAGCTGGCCCTCGACGTGGCTCGCCGTCCCGGGGACAAGCCCCACACCCATTAGCCATAG CTTCAGCAACATGTTTCAATCACCTAACATGGGCTCTATTCTTCTTCTTTACACTTGTGACACTACAAACCATATAGCATGCAGATTCACTGACACATACACATACAACACAAACGTCAATACACATACATTGTACATGAACCAAAAGGTCAAAGCTAAACAATGGCAGGCCTCTTTCTCTTCCACAATGGACAACATTGGTATTCCAACAAGAGTCCGACTGCAGCATGCGGATGTCTGA
- the LOC110943262 gene encoding uncharacterized protein LOC110943262 isoform X2, translating into MRSNFGKLAVFWIFQAIRVWTLDILGFHCLSGSLPSWVKAAFYLSFHCIIEIFLKKKHWAEVRDVEHGLGRTKMTRRGRRWRCSWPSTWLAVPGTSPTPISHSFSNMFQSPNMGSILLLYTCDTTNHIACRFTDTYTYNTNVNTHTLYMNQKVKAKQWQASFSSTMDNIGIPTRVRLQHADV; encoded by the exons ATGCGTAGTAATTTTGGCAAATTGGCTGTTTTCTGGATTTTTCAG GCTATAAGGGTTTGGACTTTGGACA TCCTCGGATTCCACTGCCTCAGTGGAAGCTTGCCGTCTTGGGTCAAAGCTGCTTTCTATTTGAGCTTCCATTGTATAATCGAAATCTTCCTAAAGAAGAAGCATTGGGCTG AAGTGAGGGACGTCGAGCACGGCTTGGGGAGGACGAAGATGACGCGGCGCGGCAGGAGGTGGCGGTGTAGCTGGCCCTCGACGTGGCTCGCCGTCCCGGGGACAAGCCCCACACCCATTAGCCATAG CTTCAGCAACATGTTTCAATCACCTAACATGGGCTCTATTCTTCTTCTTTACACTTGTGACACTACAAACCATATAGCATGCAGATTCACTGACACATACACATACAACACAAACGTCAATACACATACATTGTACATGAACCAAAAGGTCAAAGCTAAACAATGGCAGGCCTCTTTCTCTTCCACAATGGACAACATTGGTATTCCAACAAGAGTCCGACTGCAGCATGCGGATGTCTGA